CTGTATGGCCTCTTTTTGCTGGGCTCGCTCATCTGGGCGTTATGGGAGTCCGGGTACGACTGGTGGCCCCTTGCCAGCCGGTTGGGTCTGCTCCTGATTCTGGGGATCCCGTTGCTGTTTTCTTTCAGGCTGATGGGGCGCTCCCGGATCAGCCGGCTGACCGGATACTGGTGGCTGGTTGCACTGGTCACCCTGGGCAGTCTTTTCAATGATGCGCATCAGCTGGAAGGAAAGCTGAATACGGCGCCGCTGGTACAAAACCCGGCACTCGGGACTTCCCCTGAAGCGGACTGGTTCAGTTATGGCCGCAGTAACTTTGGTCAGCGTTATTCACCGCTGGACCAGATCACCCCGAAAAATGTGAACCGGCTGGAGCTGGCCTGGCAGTATGAGACCGGAGATACCAAGGGGAAAGGCGATATCGGCGAGTTCACCTATGAAGCCACACCATTGAAGATTGGCAATGCCTTGTATTTCTGTACGCCCCATAACTGGCTGGTGGCACTGGATGCAGATACCGGCGAAAGACGCTGGGTGTATAACGCTAAAGTCGGTACCGAGAGCCAGAGACAGCATCAGACTTGCCGGGGTGTTTCCTATCTGCCGCCGGCACAGGGAGAGCCGGCTATCATCACGGCGTCAGGCTCGAAAAAGGCAGAGACGCTGGCCAGTATGGATTGTGATGCGCAGCTGTTTCTGCCGACATCCGATGCCAAATTAATTGCGCTGGATCCGGCAACCGGCGCTCGCTGCAAAGGTTTTGCGGAAGATGGTGTGCTTGACCTCCTTCACAATATGCCGTTTCCGAAATCTGGCTATTACTACGCGACGTCTCCGCCGGTGGTTGCGAAAGGGGTTGTGGTGGTCGCAGGTGCAGTAAATGATAACTATGACATCAATTCACCGTCAGGGGTGATCCGGGCCTATGACGTTAAATCCGGAGCGCTGAAGTGGAACTGGGACGCGGCAAATCCGGCCGACACCAAACCGATCGCCAAAGACAAGCTGTATGCCACCAGTTCTCCGAACAGCTGGTCGATTGCCAGTGCTGATGAAAGCCTGGGGCTGATTTACCTTCCGATGGGGAACCGTACCCCGGATCAATTGGGGATGTACCGGACTCCGGATGAAGAAAAATACGCGACTTCTGTGGTTGCGCTGAACCTGGAGACAGGTAAGCCGGTGTGGGTTCAGCAGTTCGTCCATCATGATTTGTGGGACATGGATACACCGGCACAACCCAGCCTGGTGGATATTCAGACCAGTCAGGGATTGCTCCCGGGGTTGGTTGTCCCAACAAAGCAAGGGGATGTTTATGTGCTGAACCGGGCGACGGGCGAGCCAATCTATCCAATTACTGAAGTCCCTGCGCCCCAGGGAACCATTGCGGGTGACTTTGCCTCGCCGACACAGCCTGCATCAGCGCTGACGTTCAGTCCGCCGCCGCTGGAAGAAAAAGAGATGTGGGGGGCGACTGTACTCGATCAGCTGTATTGCCGGATTCAGTTCCGAAGCTTGCGCTATGAAGGCCGTTATACACCGCCGTCGGAACAGGGCACCATAGTTTTTCCCGGTAATTTTGGCGTATTCAACTGGGGGGGAATTGCCGTGGATCCGGAACGGCAGGTGATGTTCGGTATGCCATTGTATCTGGCATTTACTTCGACGCTCATTCCGAAAAGTACCGGGAACCTGGGAGAAGTGAATGTCGGGGAACATGGGGTGAATGCGAATGAAGGTGCGGAATATGCGGTTGAACTGAAGCCGTTCCTGTCGCCGTTGGGTGTCCCCTGCCAGCAACCGCCCTGGGGCTATGTCGCCGGTGCGGATTTAACTCAGGGGAAAGTGATTTATCAGCATAAGAACGGAACGATTCAGGATCTGACCCCTTTGCCGTTGCCTGTGAAAATGGGGGTACCGGGTATCGGCGGCCCGGTGATTACCAAAGGCGGGGTTGTCTTTATGGCGGCCGCGGTCGATAACTACCTGCGGGCATACGACCTCAGTGACGGAGAGGAACTCTGGAAAGCACGTCTTCCTGCCGGCGGACAGGCGACACCGATGACTTATCTGAATAGTCAGGGGGAACAAATGGTGCTGATTGTCGCTGGTGGCCATGGTTCGATTGGCACCAAGCTTGGCGATTTTGTTCTGGCATTTCAGCTGAAGGACTGAACACTGATGTCGGCAGAAGTGGGAATGACATTGGCTGAACTGTCGGGCGCCTTAGCAGCGTTCAGCGGCAGTCTGTTTTGTGGCGCGGCTTGCTATATCAGCCTTGTGGAACATCCGGCCCGAATGGAATGCGGTACGGCACTGGCTGCGACGGAATTTCCGTCCAGTTACCGGCGTGCGGCGAAGATGCAGGTCAGTCTTGCATTGTGTTCAACGCTGGCGGCCGTCACGGCCGCAGCAGCAGGAGCTTCATTGTTGTGGCTGTTGGGTGGTGCATTCATTTTTGCGGTCATTCCATTTACCTTTCTGATGATGATGCCCATCAACAGGCAACTCCGTTCTTCAGCGCTGAACAAAGACGCCGCGTCAACCTATGTCTTGCTGGACCATTGGGGAAAACTGCATGGCATGCGGGCAGCTATGAGTGTGCTGGCTTGTCTGGTGTATTTTGTGCTGCTGATATTACAGGCGTAAACCTGCCATGATGATTCAGGCTCCGGAAACCTCCGGAGCCATCTGCTTGAGGTTCTTAACCTGTGGTGACAATTTCCCAGTTCCCATTTTGAAGTCTGCAAGCCGTCCCCATGGCCTGCATGGTTTTATTTTGCATGGTTTCATTTTGCATGGTTTTGTTCTGCTTCGTTCTGTCCTGGGCGGGAGTGTTGTAGATGGTACGGGCTTGTCCGGTAGCGGCAGGTCCGGCCCCGTGACTTACCGTGACTTCCTGTACAAACTCCCGGCAATAACGACCGCTGGTGCTGGTGCCTTCCCGGGTCACCGTCACGGCGCCGGAAGCGTTGCCATCCTGCCACTGAACTGAGTTGCCAACAGATACGGTCGTGGCCTGAATCTGTGCCTGTTCGAGCCGTCTCTGCTGCGTTTCACTGAGCTGATCCAGCAGCGCAAAATGAATGGCAGTGAAGGCGAGCCATTTCGTGGCTTCCTGGTCGGTTCTGTACTGACCGTAGCCCGGGTACCAGTTGCCGTACGGGCGGGTGACCCGAATGTTGCTGACCACCCGGTAGCGATTGGCAGGAATCACAATCTGTTTCTGATTCTTACGGGCAAGATACGCATCCACATTCATTGTGCGACGGCTGTCCATGATTCCTGAGCGCAGTTCTTCCCGGTCAATACGGCCGGTCTTTTTCTCAACGGGGACCTGCGGATTGTAAATGGGCTGTTGTGTACTCAGAAGTGCCAGTTTGCTGCTGGACACAGGGAGAACGCTGTTCGCCTGGCTGTCTGCTGCAATGGTGAGCAGCAAAACAGGCCATAGGACGGCAGGCCTTAGTACGGATAGCGAGCCCGGGCGCCTGCAAAATAAGAGTTGAGACATGGTCGGGTACTCCATATCAAAAAGCGTTGAATCGATTTGTCCTTTTCAATCAATGTGCTCCATGCTGTCCTCAGTATAGGCAGCAGGCTGATTCGGCAGGGTCAATCCTGCGTTCTGGTCTGACATTCGAGACAAAGTTCAGTCCGTGAGTCAAAGGTAAAGCCGTCAAAAACGTGAAGCGCTCAGACGGGACGCCTGTTTTTTATATCCGGCCTCAGGAGCGTGATCGCTTTAGATATTCCGGGAAATCATAGGTTATTTCTTTTTGTGCAAGGGGTTACATAGGCTATCTTTTAAAATTGACAAGCGGGAGTTGCACTGAATTAAGTCAATTCCTTTTCAGGGCCGATGAGCCATTTGCGCTGGAATACAGACAAGGGAATGTATGCATACTGATTATTCTGAAAGTGAAAATGTCATTCGTCGCTTGCATGAAATCACTCAGGCATACGACAAAGGCTTCGATTATC
This DNA window, taken from Photobacterium sp. CCB-ST2H9, encodes the following:
- a CDS encoding membrane-bound PQQ-dependent dehydrogenase, glucose/quinate/shikimate family, with the protein product MGLVAILYSLIGLVLLGGGLWLISLGGSWYFALAGVVLLLVAAKIRTKRANAQILYGLFLLGSLIWALWESGYDWWPLASRLGLLLILGIPLLFSFRLMGRSRISRLTGYWWLVALVTLGSLFNDAHQLEGKLNTAPLVQNPALGTSPEADWFSYGRSNFGQRYSPLDQITPKNVNRLELAWQYETGDTKGKGDIGEFTYEATPLKIGNALYFCTPHNWLVALDADTGERRWVYNAKVGTESQRQHQTCRGVSYLPPAQGEPAIITASGSKKAETLASMDCDAQLFLPTSDAKLIALDPATGARCKGFAEDGVLDLLHNMPFPKSGYYYATSPPVVAKGVVVVAGAVNDNYDINSPSGVIRAYDVKSGALKWNWDAANPADTKPIAKDKLYATSSPNSWSIASADESLGLIYLPMGNRTPDQLGMYRTPDEEKYATSVVALNLETGKPVWVQQFVHHDLWDMDTPAQPSLVDIQTSQGLLPGLVVPTKQGDVYVLNRATGEPIYPITEVPAPQGTIAGDFASPTQPASALTFSPPPLEEKEMWGATVLDQLYCRIQFRSLRYEGRYTPPSEQGTIVFPGNFGVFNWGGIAVDPERQVMFGMPLYLAFTSTLIPKSTGNLGEVNVGEHGVNANEGAEYAVELKPFLSPLGVPCQQPPWGYVAGADLTQGKVIYQHKNGTIQDLTPLPLPVKMGVPGIGGPVITKGGVVFMAAAVDNYLRAYDLSDGEELWKARLPAGGQATPMTYLNSQGEQMVLIVAGGHGSIGTKLGDFVLAFQLKD
- a CDS encoding DUF1772 domain-containing protein, with the protein product MSAEVGMTLAELSGALAAFSGSLFCGAACYISLVEHPARMECGTALAATEFPSSYRRAAKMQVSLALCSTLAAVTAAAAGASLLWLLGGAFIFAVIPFTFLMMMPINRQLRSSALNKDAASTYVLLDHWGKLHGMRAAMSVLACLVYFVLLILQA